The DNA window GCACCCCTGCTCTACGAGCAGAGACGCCGCGACGGCGCTGTCCACCCCGCCGCTCATCGCGACGAGGACTCTCGCGTTGGTGGGAATCCGCATGGGATGCGCGCTGACAGGGATGGGCTTCAGGCCTGGGGCCGCGGCTGTTGCCCGGGAATGGTCTGCTGCTGCGGCTGTGCCGGCGCGGCCGCGGCCTGACTGGCCGCTGGCGGCGGTTTGATCTGGCCCGGCGGCTTCATCTGGCACTTGCCTTCGAACATGACGCCCTCGGCGATACTCACGCGCGGCGCGGTAATGTCGCCGACAACCTTGCCGCTGGCGGTGATCTCCAAGCGGTCATGGGCGTACACGTTACCGTGCACCTCGCCGCTGATAATCACCTGACCCGCGATGAGGTCCGCCTTGACCCGCCCGGTCTCCTGGACCACGACCGAGTCTTCGCTTTCCACGCGCCCGGCCACGTTGCCCTCGATTCGGATCGTGCCGTCAGTCTTGATTTCGCCGACGACCGTGGTGCCCGGCCCGATGATGCTCACTACCTTGTTTTCGTTGTACGACTTCTTGCGTGATTCCAGCATGTGCCTTTATCTGCCTAGGTACTGCGCGGCATTGACCGGCTTCCCGTTCTTGTGCACCTCGTAATGGAGATGCGGCCCGGTGGTCCGGCCCGTATTGCCTACGGTCCCGACCACGTCGGACCGCTGCACGAGTTGACCTGTCTTGACAAGGCAACGGGACAGGTGCGCATACCAAGTCTCCAGCCCGTTGCCGTGGTCGATCCTTACAACATACCCATAATACCCATCGTAGCCCGCGTCCACAACTTTCCCTTTGGCCGACGCCAACACCTTCACGCCCGGCTTGGCGGCAAGGTCCACGCCGTCGTGATGACGAATACGCCGGCTGAACGGGTCCTTGCGATACCCGAAATGCGACGTGACCTGCCCGGCCCCGCCCGCGAGCGGCCAGATCGAGGGCACCCGCTCAATGCGGTCGCGCTCGGTCTCCATATCGCGCAGCAATTCGCGCAGGCTGCCGGTGCGAATCTCGATCTCTTCCACGATCAGGTCGGCCGAGGGCCGCGACATGCCATAAATCAGGTACGGAGGGCGGATGGCGTTGCCATTCCGCGCCAAGGCGACTCCGCCGAACCCTTCCGGCGGGCCACCCTTGCCCCCGCCCACGGCGCGCAGGTCCTGCTGCGTGACAGGACCCCGCGGGGCCAGCCCCGTAAAGTTCCGGATCTGGGTTTCCACCTCCAGCACTTCGTTCAGGCGCGCCGTCACCGTCTCGATACCTTCACGGTAAGCGGTGCGATCCGCTTCGTTTTCCGCGCGGATGGTCTCATTTTCGGTATGCAGCGACGCGTTGGTTTCGCGCAACGCCTCCAGTTCCTGGGCCTGTTCCGGGGCCAGGAGCCCCCCTCCCGCGAACGAACTGCGCACCGCTTCCGTTTCAAGCGCGCGGTAGCGTGCGCTGAGCGCCCGCTCCCGCTGGAGAAGAAAAGCGGTGAGGAAAACCAAGGTCACGAGGAGGGCAACGGGAACCCAGAGGTGGACGGCGGAAACGGTGAGCGTGCGCGTGCTGGTCCGATCATGAGGGATCAGCATCACGGTCCACTTCTTCATAGAGGTTTTAGCTCCTTATGAATTGGAGTGGCTTTCAGCCTGGTATGGCCGTTTCCCGGCTGTTTTTCCGCGTTAGACACACCCCACGCTGTGTCGGTGCGGGTGCGCTTCATTCTCCCGTGCGGCAGACTATAGCATGCGCATCGGGTCGTGTCAACCATGTTCGCACCCTCTTCCCACAAAAAAAGCGCCTAATTCTCAGATGACAGCCTAGCAGATTTCGTAGTTTGTGCCGCCTTGACTATCGACTGGCCCTTTTCTTATCCCCGCAGCCACGGGCGGGTTCCCTGCGAGCATCCGCAAGAATGGAACAATTACGGGGCGTCAACCCGGCGGCCAGCCCATCGGACGCCCGCCCAGGATGTGCATGTGGACGTGGAAGACAACCTGACCGGCATCCTGGTTCGTATTGAACACGTAACGCACGCCGCTGGCGGCCACACCTTCGCGGCCGGCGACGGCGTTTGCGCCCAGCAACATCTTTCCGAGCAGTTCCGCATCCGCGGGGGTCGCATCCGTGACCCGGGGCAGGTGCCGTTTGGGCACGAGCAGGACGTGCGTCGGCGCTTCGGGGTTGATATCGCGAAACGCCAGGACGTCGTCGTCCTCGTAGATTTTCTCCGCGGGGATTTCCCCGCGCACGATCTTGCAGAACAGACAATCCTCAGCCATCGTCGTTGCTCCCTTGCCGCCGGGCCTCATTCCTTTGTCCGGCCCGGCGAATCCTCCTGGTCAGCCCGGACATTGCCACGGCGTACCCTGCGAGCATTCGCGATAGTACTGCGGTCCGCGGGCAAGGTCTTCCCGGAACACCGCGCCCAGCGCGGTGCGCCAGCGCCCGCCGCGCCGCATATGCTCCACAATATGCCGCTGCAGCGCCGTGTCCTGCGGCGCCGAAGCCGGGTCTCCGAATTTGCCGAAAAAGACGCGGTCCAGCAATTGCTCGTCATTGGCGCCCGGCCCCGGCAGCGCGTAGAACCGGCGCTGGAATTGGATGATGTTTGATGACTCGGGCAGATACGCGGCGTGCTGGTGGTCGAGCAGCCACGAATCGGTCTCAAACGCCTTGTAGTCATGTTCGGGGAAATACATGGCGAAGAAGGCCTCCGCGTGTTCAAAGGCGTCCGTGCAGGACGCAGGCGTGAGACGGTCCCCTTCCGGGATATGCACCCCGAGCGTGCGGTCGCCCCGTTTCAGCGCCACCTCCCATTCGACCGTCGGCAGGGACACGACCTCGCGCAGGGCCGTGCCGTCGGGCCGGACCGGGTTGCCTCGGATGATCTTATGGCCCGGGCGGTACTGCGCCGTCCATGCGGTGGGGTCTTGGATTCCATTCGTGCCGTCGAACTGCCCGTCCTCGCGAAAGCGGGCCCCGTCCGGGCACAATGCGACGGCTCGCTGGTTGAATCGGTCGCGCAGGAAGGTAAAGTCAAAGGCCCAAGTTCGCATTTCGAATTGGAGCCGCCCCAGTTGGAACAGGCGGCACGCGAAGTGCAGTTCGAGCCAGCGAATCTTGTCGAACCCGTAGACGCCATGCCGCACGCGGTAGTCTTCCATCCAGCGCTCGATATCGCTGAGCGTGTCCACCGTGATGTCCTCAGGCACGCCCTTCAGATGGTGCCTGGCCTGGAGCCCGCGCGCGCCCGGCAACAACACATATCCGTAAAACAGGTGCGCGGCAGGGCCCAGCGCCTCCGGCAGGACGGGCCACTGTGACGGCCGCTCCAGGCCGTCCGCACCTTGCTGAAAAAACAGGGCATGACAATGCCATGCGAGCCGTTTCAGTGCGGGATTCCCTTCGAACGCGCCCCGGTGCTCGCGGTAGGCTTGCGCCGTCCCTGTCTTTAACCGCAGCAGGCGGCATGCGTCCTCCACGGACGCCGCGCTCAGGAACTGCGCGCCCTCCCGGGCAAAGGCCGCTCCGGTGGCGGCCCATCCGGCTCGCAACGGCTCCGCCGCATCGCCGAGGCCCAGCACGCCGCGCACCGCGTCGAAATCGGCAAGGTCTACTCCACTCATGGCGTGACGACTCCCGTTTCGCAACTCCGGCGACAATACCGGCCCTAATGGTGACACATCGCCCCGGCATGACGCCAGTGCCGCCCCCCTGGCGCGCGGCGATTTCAGTGAGCTACTTCGGCCCATGCTGGCATGTCTGCTAAGCGTATGCTAAACTCACTTGTGACAACATGAGTGGAGATGCCTTTCATGGACTTCACGCCCGTGCTCGAACATTTCAGGGAATACGCCGTCTATTATGCGGCCGGCGTGATTGTCATGACGCCCTTGATATACGTCACGCGGCGCTGGTCTGTGCCCATTATCTTCTACGGGGTGGAGATCATCATCTACCTTGCCCTGATGCATGCGGCAGTCGGCACGCTCACGCGGGCCGCGGCCTGGTTCAAGGACCAGTCCTCGATGAAGCGCGCCTTTGACGTTCGGGTCAAGGGCCCGGACTGGACCACGCCTTGGCTGCGGTTTTGGGATGCGGACCTTTATGTTCCCCATGGTCTGCTTTATGTGGAAATCGGCGCCGCGGTGGTTATCGTGTTCTTGGTTTGGCGTTTGCGGCCATTGCGTGTGAAACGGCGTCAGCCGCCGCCGTCTAAGAAAGCGGAACAATACTTGCGGAGCAGACGGGCGCCCGAGCCCGGGCGTGGAGGACATCGATGATACCAGAGTTCGTGCGCGGTTCGATCGCACCCATGTTCACCGCATTCAAGGAGGACCTCACGATTGACGAGGCCGGCCAGCGCCGTTTCCTCGATTTCCTGATCGAACGGGGCGGGGTCAGCGCGTTTTTTCTGCGGTCCGGCATGGGCCAGATGTATGCCTACTCCTACGAGGAAGTGCGGCAGATAGCGCGGTTGGGCTGCGCGCACCTGCGCGGGCGCGCGCCCGTCCTGATCGGTTGCGCGGGCATCTGGGACCGCAACCGGGACCGGCGCCCCGACCGCGGCCTGTACACACGCCAGTCGATCGAACTGGGCCGCTATGCCCAGGACCAGGGCGCCGACGGCGTGGTGTTCACCATACCGGAGGGCATCGCGCCCGAGGCGGGTGAATCGCACGCCGGCGTGATCCTGCGTTTCTTCGAGGCCGTCACCGCCGCGCTTGCACCGCCCGTTCTGCTCTACCAGCCGCCGGGCACGGACCCGGACTATTGCGTCTCTCCCGCGCTCATGCGCGAGCTCGCCGCGCTGCCGGGCATCCGCGGCATCAAGTTGTCCACTACGGACGCTGAATACCTGTGCGACATCGGGGCCGCGCTCGCAGGCACGGAAACGGCTTTCATCTGTGGTTGCGAGACGGTGTTTTACGCCGCGCTGCCCGCCGGCGCGCGCGCTGTCATCGGGCAGGGGGCGACATTAAACCCCCGCATTCTGAACGCGGTCCAGGACCGCTTCGAAGCGGGCGACTGGCCCGGCGCGATGGAAGCACAGCGGGCGGCGAACCGGCTCTGCCGCATGACCAAGAACCCCGTCGAGTTCATGAAACGGTACGCGACGGACCACGGACATGCCGTGCCGCTGCATGCCCGCACGCTCGAGAACAATCCCTACGTGAAAAACGCCGCGCCGCTGACTCCCGAGGAATACGCGCAGTCCAAGCAGGTCTTCGAAGCCGAGTGCGCGCATTACGGCTGAGACGCCGCCCGGGCAGTTTTCAATCCCGAGTGCGGCGTGTATAATCGAGGCGGTTGTTGCATTAACGACAAGACGCCGCATCCGGAAGGCGAGGTTGCGTGTCCCCGACCATCTATCTCATTATCATGCTGAGCGTCATCCTGGGGATAACGGCCATAGCCGTCCCGACGCTCATGTGGAAACGGTGCCCGAAATGCGGCCGGCGGAATGCTCTGGAGAAAACGGTGTGCCGCGGGTGCGGCGCGACGTTTCCGGATGAAGACGTGGAATGAGGCGGCGGCCCCGTGTTGGAGCAGCCGCGGGGAACCGGACTGCGCTTGGTGATGTGGCGCCTGCGGCCTTGCGTGCGTCCGGCCCGGCTGCGAACAGGGAGAGCAAGACGTGCCAGCAATGATTAATTGCCCCTACTGTGGCAAACTCACCGACCCCAAGCTCGCGAATTGCCCGCATTGCGGCGGCCCGATGCAGCCTAAGGCGCCCTCGTCACCCCGCCGCGCCGCGGCGGGGCACGAACAGCACTGCCCGAGCTGCGGCGCCGTTGTGCATGATGGCGAGATCATCTGCGTGCAGTGCGGCACGAACCTGCTGACGGGGCAGAAGATCGCCGAGGAGCGCAAGTCCGCGCCGGCGCGAACGCGGCGGCGCTGGCCTTTCTTTGTCGGGGGCGCCATCGTGCTGGTGGCGCTGGGGGTCTTGTTGTGGCAGTTGCCAGAACTGCTCAAGGGGCCGGTCGCGAAGGCGCGGGAACTTGCCCGGAACGGGCAGGACCTGGCGGCCACCAACGTATTGCGGCAATACCTGTCTTCCCACAATGAAGACGCGGCGGCGCAGTTCCTCTTCGGCCAGTTGCGCTGGGGCAAACAGGACTATGGGGAGGCCGCGCAGGCGTTTCAAGAGGCGCACCGGCTTGACCCGGCGAATGAGGACGCGGCCTGGGGCGCGGTGCTCGCGTTGCGCCGCCAGCAGGGCCCGGCGGCGGTGGAACGCCAGCGCACCCTGTTGCAGCAACTCCTCGATCACAACCCGAATAGCGCGCGCGCCTGGTATATGCTGGCGTTGTTGCGGGCGGAAACCGGAGATTTGCAGGGCGAACTGGACGCGCTGGACAAAGCCGTCGCGCTGGAACCGGACGACACGCGGTCCAAGATCCAGCTTGGCATAGCGCAAGCGCGGAACGGCGATTTCCAGAACGCGCGGCAGACCCTCGCCGGCGCAGTGAACGCGGAAGGAGACAGCCAGATGCAACTGGCCCTCGCGGCCATCGAAAGTCTCAGCGGAGAGACGGAGGCCGCGGCCTCGCGCCTCGCCGGTATCGGCGGCAATGTCACCAACGACGCAATCCGGACGCGGCTGGCTCTTGGGCACATTATCAGCGGCGAGTTCGCCAAAGGCGAAGAAATGCTTCGCGACAGCACGCAGGAAGTGCGCCGGGAGAACGCCTTGGCGGCATTTTTCCATGCCCTTTGCCTGCAGGCCATGGCAAAGAAGGCGGAAGCGGCGGCCAAGTACACGCGCATCGTCGACCTGAACGTGCCCCAGGCCGCCGAAGCCGCCATGCTCGCGGCGGCCCTCTATCTTGACTTGGGCGACCTCGCCCGCGCGCGCCAGATGATCGACGCGGCGCTCGAACTTGGCCGCGGTGCGGCGGGCAGCGGCGCGAATCCAGCGCGCCTGACTGCCATGACCTATACGGTCAACGGACGCATTCTCATGGCCGAGAACCAGCCGCAAGAAGCACTGGTCGCTTTCCAGCGGGCGGTGGAGGCCGACCCGCAATACCCCGGCGCCGCGCTCGAAACGGGTTTGTATCATATTCAGAGCGGGACCGTCTCTCAGGGACTGGCCGAATTACGGCGCTATATTGAGCTGGTAGGCGGCCAGGAGGGCACGGACGTGAAGGAAATCGAACTGCTCGTGGAGCAACTGCAGGAGACCGAGGGCACTGCGCTCCCGCCCTCCTCGTGACCCGGCGAAATGAAGGAAGAGTCATGACGCGAATGCTCAAGTTTGTGCTCATTGCCCTGCTCGTCGCCACGGCAGCGGGGCCGGCGGCCGCATGGAGCCCCAGGACGCAGTTGAGCCTGGTCGATTTCGCCCTTAACCTGCTCGCGGCGGAGCGTAATCTTCCCCTGAAGCAGCGGCAGCGCGAAATCCGCGAAGGCGCCATGATTCCCCAGGACCAGCTCGCCGCCGAACATCCCGGCCTCGAGACGGACCCCGTCCGCGCCATTGAGGCGGAGGTCTATCTGCTGCAGGTGACGGGGAGTAATGGCTTTGACACCTATTACGCGTACCGGCTGGGCGTGCTCGGCAAGATGATTGCCGGCGCCGTCTCGCCGCTGCGCACCGCGCCGGCCATGTTCCGGGAACGGTACGAGACAGACGTCGAGGCCGCTATCGACCGGCTGGCCATTCAGACCGGCAAGCGCGTGCTGGTCGAGTCGCGCTCTTATTTCACGGACATGGTCGCGCGCGCCGCGGGCAGAGACGAGATGATCCTGAAGGATTACCAGGACGGCTTGGGCTTTGAAGGCGTGGCCAAGGCTTCGCTGCCTTCGGACGCGGGCAGGACCGTGGACGCTATCGCCGACGCCTGGCTCACCTTGCTGACAAGCGACACCGTGGTGGCTACGGTTTCCGACAGTCAACTGCACCGCTATGTCCTGGGCGGCTACGCCTTCTATATCGGGCGCGGCAATCTCCCGGAAATCGAAGGCGCCGCGGACCGGCTGGCGAAAATTGCCCCGCCCACGCCGGACATGCGGGTCACGATCGGGGACCTTTTCTACGAAGCAGGATTCAGAGAACGCGCCATGCAGGAATACCAGGCCGTGCTTGCCGCGCAGCCCGACCGGCGCGAAGTCACGGAGAAGATCGGCGCCTACTACGTCGAACAGGGCGACGCGTTGCTCGAGGACGGGCAACTTGAGAAGGCACTGGCAGCCTACACGACCGCCATCGACACGGACGCGCTGCATCCCACGGCGGAGGGAAAGCGGCTCGACACGGAAAAGCTCATCCAGGAACGCGACCAGCGCCGCGACGAACAGTTGAACGCCCTCAACACAGCCGCGGGCCTGGAAGCACAGGCGGACCAGCATGCGCTGAACGGCTACTATGCCGCCGCTATCGCGCAATTGCTCGAAGCCAACCGCGCCTACGAAACGATCACGCCCGAGTTCTCCGACGCATACGCCAAAGCCAGCCGCGGATTGCGCGACAACGTGAACAGAATCCAGGAATTGCGCCAAGGGCTGATGGCGAACGCGGAGCAGCTCAGCGGGTCCGGCTTCGCGCTCGATGCGCGCGCCCTCGCCGCTACCCGCGCCAAAGACCTCGACCAGCAGGCGTTGCGCGCCCTCGCCGACAACGCGCTGCAGTCGGCGTTCACCGAACTCGAATCGGACATGCGGGAGGCTCTAAAGCCGAAGTGACCGGGAGGCTATTCGTCCGGGCCTGGCTTCTTTTTCGTGAAGACGCGGTAGAAGCAGTAAACGTTGAGTAGCACGATGAGAATCCAGACGGCCAGCATATACGCCCAGGACAGCAGGCTCATGACGTTTGATCCTCATCACGTTCCACCTCGTCGAAGAACTTGGGGTGCGTCTGCCACGCATACCACACGCCCCAGACGATGAAAGCGGCCATCATCAGGATCATGACGCGACCGATCCAAAGGTAGGGCACGGCCTCCGGTTTCACGCCTTTCATCATTAGTTTGTCAAGCAGTCCGTCGTAGGCAAACCAGGCCACGAGCCCCACCGCGAACGTGGGCGTGATGTACTTCATGACGTAATAGAACACACGCGGCACTTGCAGGTCCGCGCCCAAGTGCATTTCTTCCCAGCCCTTGTCCATGCCGAATAGCCACGCAAACACCACGGACTCGATGGCGACGAAAAGGACGAGGCAGAACGTGCCCATCCAGTAGTCGATTTCATCGAGCACGTTGAAATGATTGAACAGGATGACGGGCTGCATCATCAGGAATACAGCGAACCCGATGAGAATGACGCCGACGCGCTTGTCGATGCGCAATTCGTCC is part of the Candidatus Hydrogenedentota bacterium genome and encodes:
- a CDS encoding polymer-forming cytoskeletal protein; this translates as MLESRKKSYNENKVVSIIGPGTTVVGEIKTDGTIRIEGNVAGRVESEDSVVVQETGRVKADLIAGQVIISGEVHGNVYAHDRLEITASGKVVGDITAPRVSIAEGVMFEGKCQMKPPGQIKPPPAASQAAAAPAQPQQQTIPGQQPRPQA
- a CDS encoding peptidoglycan DD-metalloendopeptidase family protein, which codes for MKKWTVMLIPHDRTSTRTLTVSAVHLWVPVALLVTLVFLTAFLLQRERALSARYRALETEAVRSSFAGGGLLAPEQAQELEALRETNASLHTENETIRAENEADRTAYREGIETVTARLNEVLEVETQIRNFTGLAPRGPVTQQDLRAVGGGKGGPPEGFGGVALARNGNAIRPPYLIYGMSRPSADLIVEEIEIRTGSLRELLRDMETERDRIERVPSIWPLAGGAGQVTSHFGYRKDPFSRRIRHHDGVDLAAKPGVKVLASAKGKVVDAGYDGYYGYVVRIDHGNGLETWYAHLSRCLVKTGQLVQRSDVVGTVGNTGRTTGPHLHYEVHKNGKPVNAAQYLGR
- a CDS encoding histidine triad nucleotide-binding protein, with the translated sequence MAEDCLFCKIVRGEIPAEKIYEDDDVLAFRDINPEAPTHVLLVPKRHLPRVTDATPADAELLGKMLLGANAVAGREGVAASGVRYVFNTNQDAGQVVFHVHMHILGGRPMGWPPG
- a CDS encoding DUF5596 domain-containing protein codes for the protein MSGVDLADFDAVRGVLGLGDAAEPLRAGWAATGAAFAREGAQFLSAASVEDACRLLRLKTGTAQAYREHRGAFEGNPALKRLAWHCHALFFQQGADGLERPSQWPVLPEALGPAAHLFYGYVLLPGARGLQARHHLKGVPEDITVDTLSDIERWMEDYRVRHGVYGFDKIRWLELHFACRLFQLGRLQFEMRTWAFDFTFLRDRFNQRAVALCPDGARFREDGQFDGTNGIQDPTAWTAQYRPGHKIIRGNPVRPDGTALREVVSLPTVEWEVALKRGDRTLGVHIPEGDRLTPASCTDAFEHAEAFFAMYFPEHDYKAFETDSWLLDHQHAAYLPESSNIIQFQRRFYALPGPGANDEQLLDRVFFGKFGDPASAPQDTALQRHIVEHMRRGGRWRTALGAVFREDLARGPQYYRECSQGTPWQCPG
- a CDS encoding dihydrodipicolinate synthase family protein; the encoded protein is MIPEFVRGSIAPMFTAFKEDLTIDEAGQRRFLDFLIERGGVSAFFLRSGMGQMYAYSYEEVRQIARLGCAHLRGRAPVLIGCAGIWDRNRDRRPDRGLYTRQSIELGRYAQDQGADGVVFTIPEGIAPEAGESHAGVILRFFEAVTAALAPPVLLYQPPGTDPDYCVSPALMRELAALPGIRGIKLSTTDAEYLCDIGAALAGTETAFICGCETVFYAALPAGARAVIGQGATLNPRILNAVQDRFEAGDWPGAMEAQRAANRLCRMTKNPVEFMKRYATDHGHAVPLHARTLENNPYVKNAAPLTPEEYAQSKQVFEAECAHYG
- a CDS encoding tetratricopeptide repeat protein, giving the protein MPAMINCPYCGKLTDPKLANCPHCGGPMQPKAPSSPRRAAAGHEQHCPSCGAVVHDGEIICVQCGTNLLTGQKIAEERKSAPARTRRRWPFFVGGAIVLVALGVLLWQLPELLKGPVAKARELARNGQDLAATNVLRQYLSSHNEDAAAQFLFGQLRWGKQDYGEAAQAFQEAHRLDPANEDAAWGAVLALRRQQGPAAVERQRTLLQQLLDHNPNSARAWYMLALLRAETGDLQGELDALDKAVALEPDDTRSKIQLGIAQARNGDFQNARQTLAGAVNAEGDSQMQLALAAIESLSGETEAAASRLAGIGGNVTNDAIRTRLALGHIISGEFAKGEEMLRDSTQEVRRENALAAFFHALCLQAMAKKAEAAAKYTRIVDLNVPQAAEAAMLAAALYLDLGDLARARQMIDAALELGRGAAGSGANPARLTAMTYTVNGRILMAENQPQEALVAFQRAVEADPQYPGAALETGLYHIQSGTVSQGLAELRRYIELVGGQEGTDVKEIELLVEQLQETEGTALPPSS